Proteins encoded by one window of Haematobia irritans isolate KBUSLIRL chromosome 2, ASM5000362v1, whole genome shotgun sequence:
- the LOC142226774 gene encoding transmembrane protein 104 homolog isoform X2: MPERGRTDNAGALGVNSQAASYPTWMGFIFIFNLIVGTGALTLPGVFAKAGWLLSLIVIVLLCFISYVTVTFIIESMAAANAVKTWQNLQFDSREDLRHTTIATENESEIETDDPAASLLSHQGDVSARLERMPLYAQHSTLIYYKLDDKFELGEMASLFFNDLGRVLFYLCISIYLYGDLSIYSAAVAKSLRDLFCDHPNATTMDFELDPTASWNLTTANNETEEDAIKQCWHTHTLTRLDVYRLFLVGFICIFGPFAAFSVQKTKYLQIITVIFRWCAFIFMISIALKLLITQGAKGHPVSMNIYGIPALFGACVYSFMCHHSLPSLLAPIRDKLSVRRILCADYLVICLFYLLLAMTGIFAFERLEDLYTLNFIPDQTDDYSFSAELLICIDYFLALFPVFTLSASFPIIAITLRNNLQTLFLDMSRFESYNFFVRRILFPLLAVVPPFCITYFTESLTSLVAFTGSYAGAAIQYIIPIALVYYARNTCRELLGSGVQNDFQSPFRASYWLVFVLLWSLGCISLVTLNFFLNVNT; this comes from the exons ATGCCCGAAAGAGGAAGAACTGATAATGCGGGTGCACTTGGTGTCAATAGTCAAGCGGCCTCATATCCAACATGG ATGGGtttcattttcatatttaatcTAATAGTGGGAACTGGGGCCTTAACGCTTCCCGGTGTATTTGCCAAGGCAGGATGGCTATTGTCCCTAATAGTCATTGTACTCCTGTGTTTTATCTCCTATGTTACAGTAACGTTTATAATCGAGAGTATGGCCGCTGCCAATGCTGTAAaaacttggcaaaatttacaG TTCGACTCAAGAGAAGATCTACGCCATACTACGATAGCTACGGAAAATGAATCCGAAATTGAGACCGATGATCCTGCTGCCAGTTTATTATCACATCAGGGAGATGTATCGGCACGTCTGGAACGTATGCCTTTGTATGCTCAACATTCAACCCTTATCTACTATAAATTAGATGATAAATTTGAATTGGGTGAAATGGCCTCATTGTTTTTCAATGATCTTGGTCGTGTCTTATTCTATTTGTGCATTTCGATTTATTTGTATGGTGATTTGAGCATTTATTCAGCCGCTGTTGCCAAGAGTTTGCGTGATCTTTTTTG TGATCATCCAAATGCCACAACTATGGATTTTGAGTTAGATCCAACAGCTTCATGGAATTTAACAACAGCCAACAATGAAACTGAAGAAGATGCCATTAAACAGTGCTGGCATACTCATACACTTACACGTTTAGATGTGTATCGTTTGTTCTTGGTCGGTTTCATTTGTATCTTTGGACCATTTGCTGCATTTAGTGTACAGAAAACAAAATATCTACAAATTATTACAGTAATTTTTAGATGGTGTG CTTTTATATTTATGATCTCAATTGCTTTGAAATTGCTAATAACCCAAGGTGCCAAAGGTCATCCCGTGTCAATGAATATCTATGGTATACCTGCTCTATTTGGAGCATGTGTCTATTCCTTTATGTGTCATCATTCGTTACCAAGTCTATTGGCTCCCATACGTGATAAATTATCGGTGCGTCGCATTTTATGTGCTGACTATTTGGTGATCTGTTTATTTTATCTTCTATTGGCCATGACAGGTATATTTGCCTTTGAGCGTTTGGAAGATTTGTATACCTTGAATTTTATACCCGACCAAACGGATGATTATAGTTTCTCAGCAGAACTTCTGATATgcatagattattttttggcctTGTTCCCCGTATTTACCTTATCAGCAAGTTTTCCCATTATAGCTATAACTTTAAGAAATAATCTGCAGACTTTGTTTTTGGATATGAGTCGTTTTGAATCGTACAATTTCTTTGTAAGACGCATTTTGTTCCCTTTGCTTGCAGTAGTGCCACCATTTTGCATAACCTATTTCACCGAGAGTCTAACTAGTTTGGTAGCCTTTACGGGTAGTTATGCTGGTGCTGCTATACAATATATAATACCAATTGCCTTGGTATACTATGCAAGAAATACATGTCGCGAACTCTTGGGCAGTGGTGTTCAAAATGAttttcaaagtccttttcgggctTCCTATTGGTTGGTCTTTGTATTGTTATGGTCTTTGGGATGCATATCCTTGGTCACACTCAATTTTTTCCTGAATGTTAAcacataa
- the LOC142226778 gene encoding uncharacterized protein LOC142226778, which yields MSQTPPSDLVQSVCEVTGTNEAEAKHLLGACDNNVEAAIALFFEGGGEASLGGGGAVEEANLPIIDDEDGVRAPIAPIREQLIGPEDDNFYAAAPRLRTTASRRVKVCPLRDFAREGELMEEQLQQQAADGSEFVALDNLYEAASHSRSSARRNRAADMVASAQFSESKKSRLEDLFRPPTDIAYAGKLASARNRAETLKQWLLVNVQSDNFDSQLLNRDVWSDKALRKLMRRQFLLWQVDGDSSEGRRFIAFYHCAKLPYVCVIDPRTGEEMWKCPNPKQSTLLNELKQFLLDNRDFSQELEDDCGPSTSTNNKRSATAICLDSDDEATSQKYNADDDGNSNASSSSSLKSSGNPKKRNKIMELSEDEQIALAIRNSMNENGRSSSGRKRKSNGSTVIASDDEDDDDDDGDGVGEDGASEFGSIEEFHEDDTKSACERTSYEEQLGSNKDELTMLKLRLINAEGVDEVVQLRWPSDTKLLALRSYIIQCHSHIPKCGYKLICAFPRKTLESEHDASTLKEIGLHPSANLHITLDD from the exons atgtcccAAACACCACCAAGTGATTTGGTACAGAGCGTATGTGAAGTAACTGGAACGAATGAAGCTGAGGCAAAACATCTACTCGGAGCTTGCGACAACAACGTTGAAGCCGCAATTGCTCTGTTTTTCGAAGGAGGTGGCGAGGCTAGTCTTGGTGGTGGTGGAGCTGTTGAAGAAGCAAATCTACCAATTATCGATGATGAGGATGGCGTGCGAGCCCCCATAGCTCCGATTCGAGAGCAATTGATTGGACCAGAAGATGATAACTTTTATGCAGCCGCACCACGTTTGCGAACAACAGCTTCACGACGAGTTAAAGTTTGTCCACTACGTGATTTTGCTCGAGAGGGAGAATTGATGGAGGAACAATTGCAACAACAGGCTGCAGATGGAAGTGAATTTGTTGCTTTAGATAATTTGTATGAAGCCGCATCACACAGCCGCAGTTCTGCAAGACGGAATCGGGCAGCCGATATGGTGGCCAGTGCCCAATTTTCAGAATCTAAGAAAAGTCGTTTGGAAGATTTGTTTCGTCCTCCTACAGATATTGCCTATGCTGGTAAACTAGCATCGGCTCGAAATAGGGCAGAGACATTGAAACAATGGCTTCTGGTGAATGTTCAAAGTGATAATTTTGATTCGCAACTCTTGAATCGAGATGTATGGTCTGATAAGGCTTTGCGGAAACTAATGAGAAGGCAATTCCTTCTATGGCAG GTTGATGGCGACTCTTCCGAAGGACGGCGATTTATTGCCTTCTATCACTGTGCCAAACTACCATATGTATGCGTAATTGATCCTCGTACTGGTGAAGAAATGTGGAAATGTCCTAATCCCAAACAATCAACACTCCTCaatgaattaaaacaatttctacTCGATAACAGAGATTTTAGCCAAGAGCTAGAAGATGACTGCGGTCCATCAACATCGACGAATAATAAACGTTCAGCCACTGCCATTTGTCTGGATAGCGATGATGAAGCTACCAGTCAAAAATATAATGCCGATGATGATGGTAATTCGAATGCCAGTAGCAGTTCCTCTTTGAAATCGTCGGGCAATCCCAAAAAACGAAATAAGATAATGGAATTGTCAGAAGATGAGCAGATCGCATTGGCCATACGTAATTCCATGAATGAGAATGGTCGAAGTAGTAGTGGCAGAAAACGCAAATCGAATGGGTCCACTGTTATTGCGAGTGATGATGAagacgacgacgatgatgatggcGATGGTGTTGGCGAAGATGGAGCCAGTGAGTTTGGCAGCATTGAAGAATTCCATGAAGATGATACCAAAAGTGCCTGTGAGCGCACATCTTATGAAGAACAACTGGGCTCGAATAAAGACGAATTAACAATGCTTAAACTAAGACTTATCAATGCCGAAGGTGTCGATGAAGTAGTCCAACTCCGTTGGCCTTCAGATACAAAACTATTGGCATTGCGCTCTTACATTATACAATGTCATTCGCATATTCCAAAATGTGGCTATAAGCTTATATGTGCTTTTCCACGTAAAACACTAGAATCTGAACATGACGCAAGCACACTAAAAGAAATCGGCCTACATCCATCGGCCAATTTACACATCACTTTGGACGATTAA
- the LOC142226774 gene encoding transmembrane protein 104 homolog isoform X1, producing MPERGRTDNAGALGVNSQAASYPTWMGFIFIFNLIVGTGALTLPGVFAKAGWLLSLIVIVLLCFISYVTVTFIIESMAAANAVKTWQNLQVLKRSYDFDSREDLRHTTIATENESEIETDDPAASLLSHQGDVSARLERMPLYAQHSTLIYYKLDDKFELGEMASLFFNDLGRVLFYLCISIYLYGDLSIYSAAVAKSLRDLFCDHPNATTMDFELDPTASWNLTTANNETEEDAIKQCWHTHTLTRLDVYRLFLVGFICIFGPFAAFSVQKTKYLQIITVIFRWCAFIFMISIALKLLITQGAKGHPVSMNIYGIPALFGACVYSFMCHHSLPSLLAPIRDKLSVRRILCADYLVICLFYLLLAMTGIFAFERLEDLYTLNFIPDQTDDYSFSAELLICIDYFLALFPVFTLSASFPIIAITLRNNLQTLFLDMSRFESYNFFVRRILFPLLAVVPPFCITYFTESLTSLVAFTGSYAGAAIQYIIPIALVYYARNTCRELLGSGVQNDFQSPFRASYWLVFVLLWSLGCISLVTLNFFLNVNT from the exons ATGCCCGAAAGAGGAAGAACTGATAATGCGGGTGCACTTGGTGTCAATAGTCAAGCGGCCTCATATCCAACATGG ATGGGtttcattttcatatttaatcTAATAGTGGGAACTGGGGCCTTAACGCTTCCCGGTGTATTTGCCAAGGCAGGATGGCTATTGTCCCTAATAGTCATTGTACTCCTGTGTTTTATCTCCTATGTTACAGTAACGTTTATAATCGAGAGTATGGCCGCTGCCAATGCTGTAAaaacttggcaaaatttacaGGTTCTTAAACGTAGTTATGAT TTCGACTCAAGAGAAGATCTACGCCATACTACGATAGCTACGGAAAATGAATCCGAAATTGAGACCGATGATCCTGCTGCCAGTTTATTATCACATCAGGGAGATGTATCGGCACGTCTGGAACGTATGCCTTTGTATGCTCAACATTCAACCCTTATCTACTATAAATTAGATGATAAATTTGAATTGGGTGAAATGGCCTCATTGTTTTTCAATGATCTTGGTCGTGTCTTATTCTATTTGTGCATTTCGATTTATTTGTATGGTGATTTGAGCATTTATTCAGCCGCTGTTGCCAAGAGTTTGCGTGATCTTTTTTG TGATCATCCAAATGCCACAACTATGGATTTTGAGTTAGATCCAACAGCTTCATGGAATTTAACAACAGCCAACAATGAAACTGAAGAAGATGCCATTAAACAGTGCTGGCATACTCATACACTTACACGTTTAGATGTGTATCGTTTGTTCTTGGTCGGTTTCATTTGTATCTTTGGACCATTTGCTGCATTTAGTGTACAGAAAACAAAATATCTACAAATTATTACAGTAATTTTTAGATGGTGTG CTTTTATATTTATGATCTCAATTGCTTTGAAATTGCTAATAACCCAAGGTGCCAAAGGTCATCCCGTGTCAATGAATATCTATGGTATACCTGCTCTATTTGGAGCATGTGTCTATTCCTTTATGTGTCATCATTCGTTACCAAGTCTATTGGCTCCCATACGTGATAAATTATCGGTGCGTCGCATTTTATGTGCTGACTATTTGGTGATCTGTTTATTTTATCTTCTATTGGCCATGACAGGTATATTTGCCTTTGAGCGTTTGGAAGATTTGTATACCTTGAATTTTATACCCGACCAAACGGATGATTATAGTTTCTCAGCAGAACTTCTGATATgcatagattattttttggcctTGTTCCCCGTATTTACCTTATCAGCAAGTTTTCCCATTATAGCTATAACTTTAAGAAATAATCTGCAGACTTTGTTTTTGGATATGAGTCGTTTTGAATCGTACAATTTCTTTGTAAGACGCATTTTGTTCCCTTTGCTTGCAGTAGTGCCACCATTTTGCATAACCTATTTCACCGAGAGTCTAACTAGTTTGGTAGCCTTTACGGGTAGTTATGCTGGTGCTGCTATACAATATATAATACCAATTGCCTTGGTATACTATGCAAGAAATACATGTCGCGAACTCTTGGGCAGTGGTGTTCAAAATGAttttcaaagtccttttcgggctTCCTATTGGTTGGTCTTTGTATTGTTATGGTCTTTGGGATGCATATCCTTGGTCACACTCAATTTTTTCCTGAATGTTAAcacataa
- the LOC142226776 gene encoding inosine triphosphate pyrophosphatase, which translates to MSRPITFVTGNAKKLEELVAILGPSFPRQVVSKKIDLPELQGEIDEIAIKKCKEAARQVDGPVLVEDTCLCFNALQNLPGPYIKWFLEKLQPEGLHKLLTGWEDKSAKAICTLAFSEGKDSEPMLFQGITEGTIVEPRGPRDFGWDPIFQPKGYTVTYAEMPKEEKNKISHRFRALDALQQHFSPEKK; encoded by the exons ATGTCTCGTCCTATTACATTTGTTACCGGCAATGCCAAAAAGCTAGAAGAATTGGTAGCAATTCTGGGACCAAGTTTCCCACGTCAAGTGGTTTCGAAGAAAATCGATTTGCCTGAGTTACAAGGAGAAATTGATGAAATAGCGATTAAGAAATGCAAAGAGGCTGCAAGACAAGTTGATGGACCAGTTTTAGTGGAAGACACCTGTTTGTGTTTTAATGCCTTACAAAATTTACCAG GACCCTATATTAAATGGTTTTTGGAGAAATTACAACCAGAAGGTCTACACAAGCTTCTAACAGGATGGGAAGACAAAAGTGCCAAAGCCATTTGTACATTAGCGTTTTCTGAGGGCAAAGACAGTGAGCCAATGCTATTTCAG GGTATAACGGAAGGTACAATTGTAGAGCCACGAGGGCCAAGAGACTTTGGATGGGATCCTATCTTTCAGCCTAAGGGATATACTGTGACTTATGCCGAAATGCCAAAGGAAGAAAAGAATAAAATATCTCATCGTTTTCGGGCTCTGGATGCTTTGCAACAACATTTTTCACCAGAGAAGAAATGA
- the LOC142226773 gene encoding mannose-P-dolichol utilization defect 1 protein homolog, with translation MEVLKQGALFLMSEDCFDNYFEEHNYFDVPCFKALLSKGLGLAIIAGSLLVKVPQVLKIWKNKSGEGINLISVMLDLTAITFHMAYSYVNGFPFSAWGDNTFLAFQTAAIAAMVLFFNGAKAKSMLFCVLYATVVYVLCSGLTPFKVLVTVQSLNIPILLTGKLSQAFTNYKNGSTGQLSAATVFLLFAGSLARIFTSIQETGDNMMIMTFCASSFANGVIVAQMLYYWNKTGAKAPAVGSKKASGKTATAAKKPKSKKVD, from the exons atggaagtttTAAAGCAAGGTGCCTTATTTCTTATGTCCGAAGACTGTTTTGACAATTATTTCGAGGAACATAACTACTTTGATG TGCCCTGCTTCAAAGCTCTTCTGAGTAAAGGTCTAGGTTTAGCCATTATTGCCGGGTCCTTGTTGGTGAAGGTGCCACAAGTccttaaaatatggaaaaacaaATCAGGCGAAGGCatcaatttgatttctgtaatgTTGGACCTGACTGCCATCACTTTTCATATGGCCTACAGTTATGTAAATGGATTTCCCTTCAGTGCCTGGGGCGATAATACATTTTTAGCATTCCAAACGGCGGCCATAGCAGCTATGGTCCTATTCTTTAATGGTGCCAAAGCAAAATCCATGCTATTCTGTGTACTCTATGCCACTGTGGTTTATGTCCTATGCTCCGGTTTGACACCTTTCAAAGTCTTAGTAACAGTTCAAAGTCTAAATATTCCGATTTTGTTAACCGGAAAATTGTCACAGGCCTTTACCAACTATAAGAATGGCTCAACTGGTCAATTATCGGCAGCTACTGTATTCTTACTATTTGCCGGTTCATTAGCTCGTATTTTCACATCGATTCAAGAGACTGGCGATAACATGATGATAATGACATTCTGTGCGTCATCATTTGCCAATGGTGTTATTGTTGCTCAAATGTTATACTATTGGAATAAAACGGGCGCTAAGGCCCCAGCAGTTGGTTCAAAGAAAGCCAGTGGTAAAACTGCAACTGCTGCTAAGAAACCAAAAAGTAAGAAGGTTGATTAG
- the Ugalt gene encoding UDP-galactose transporter, translating to MNITINANHLKYISLITLTLQNAILGLSMRYARTRPGDIFLSSTAVLMSEVVKLLTCLVLVFNEEGKDFQKFVKSLHKTIIANPTDTLKVCVPSLVYIVQNNLLYVSASHLDAATYQVTYQLKILTTAMFAVVILRKKLLNTQWGALVLLLLGVVLVQLAQTVSDGAAAAAQTTNGIEQNRFLGLMAALGACFLSGFAGIYFEKILKGADISVWMRNVQLSLLSIPFGTITCFVSDASKIFEHGFFFGYDLFIWYLVLLQAGGGLIVAVVVKYADNILKGFATSLAIIISCVASIYIFDFNLTFKFALGAALVIVSIFLYGYDPKKSTTPTAGPIKVVTTNATGGIQHPDEEKLLP from the exons ATGAATATAACAA taAATGCAAATCACTTGAAGTACATCAGTTTAATAACCTTAACCCTTCAGAATGCGATATTGGGCCTATCCATGCGCTATGCCAGAACGAGACCTGGAGATATATTTCTCAGTTCAACCG CTGTTCTAATGTCCGAAGTGGTGAAACTTTTAACCTGTCTTGTTTTGGTATTTAATGAAGAGGGTAAAGACTTCCAGAAATTTGTTAAAAGTCTGCACAAAACCATTATTGCCAATCCCACAGATACGTTGAAAGTATGTGTTCCTTCACTTGTGTATATAGTACAAAATAATCTACTCTATGTATCGGCCTCGCATTTGGACGCAGCCACCTATCAGGTGACATATCAATTGAAGATACTAACAACTGCCATGTTTGCTGTTGTGATATTACGCAAAAAACTCTTAAACACACAATGGGGTGCTTTGGTGCTATTGTTATTGGGTGTGGTGTTGGTTCAATTGGCTCAGACGGTGAGTGATGGTGCTGCAGCAGCTGCCCAAACTACAAATGGTATAGAACAAAATCGTTTCCTGGGTTTAATGGCTGCTTTGGGAGCATGTTTCCTATCGGGCTTTGCTGGCATTTACTTTGAAAAGATCTTGAAAGGAGCTGATATTTCTGTATGGATGCGTAATGTTCAATTATCATTATTGAGTATACCTTTTGGTACTATCACCTGTTTTGTCAGTGATGCTTCGAAAATATTTGAACATGGTTTCTTCTTTGGCTACGATCTCTTTATATGGTATTTGGTATTGCTGCAAGCTGGCGGAGGCTTAATTGTAGCCGTAGTGGTGAAATATGCCGATAATATACTAAAAGGATTTGCTACCTCTTTGGCCATTATCATATCCTGTGTTGCTTCGatctatatttttgattttaatttgacTTTCAAATTTGCATTGGGTGCAGCCTTAGTTATAGTATCGATATTCTTATATGGCTATGATCCCAAAAAGTCAACAACCCCTACGGCTGGGCCGATTAAAGTTGTTACAACAAATGCCACTGGTGGTATACAACATCCAGATGAAGAAAAACTATTGCCTTGA
- the LOC142224399 gene encoding uncharacterized protein LOC142224399: protein MDKINSLIFPHVLDIISQSPNSCETIDNLCESVRKVMTKEETGRRMSHDALCKAVKKTVDMGQGLGIFTVEEEEEEDIHPTKTNTMRGRSRQNLSSRVRRNRITENKSDRSRSRSQRSSSSSR, encoded by the exons ATGGATAAAATAAATTCACTGATTTTTCCACATGTATTGGATATAATTTCGCAATCCCCAAATTCAT GTGAGACAATAGACAATCTTTGTGAATCTGTGAGAAAGGTAATGACAAAAGAAGAGACCGGGCGTCGAATGAGCCACGATGCGTTATGTAAAGCTGTCAAGAAAACTGTGGATATGGGCCAGGGTTTAGGCATTTTTACggtagaagaagaagaagaagaagat attCATCCTACAAAAACGAATACAATGCGCGGACGCAGTCGACAAAACTTATCTTCAAGGGTCCGAAGAAATCGCATAACCGAGAATAAATCTGATCGAAGCCGTAGCCGAAGTCAAAGATCTTCGAGTTCATCTCgataa